The genomic interval AGGGACACACGCTCCAAGAGAGCAGTTGCTGAGTGGGCCTTCCCGCCTCTTCCATAAAGCCAGATAGTTGGCGACTGTCCTTACTGCAAACCCTGGTTCACACTGGCTCCCCTGGGAGGGAGGTGGTTTGGGCCCACATGCCCTGTGTTCTTGCTCAGAATGGGCATTAGAAATGCTGCCATAGCCTGTGCCACTGCAGTGGAAGCATTTTTAGGAAACGGCTTATATCttaagacaaacttcacatgcgTGGGGCCAGAACACTGTGTCCATCTGCATCTTTGCTGAGGGATCGGGTAGCCTGGAGTTTGCCCTCTGCTGTGTTGGCTTGAAGCTCATAGGAGACTTAAGACGGGCTCTCGAGCAACCAACGTTCTGTCCTTTGCCATAGACTGTGAGGCATCCTGTGTGTGTGAAGCACCCGCCGTCAGTCAAGTATGCCCGGTGCTTTCTCTCAGAACTCATCAAAAAGGTCAGTTATGGGCAGTGTCCGCCCAGTAGCTGGACAGCATAGCCACCGGCATGCTGCACACCCTGTCCTTCCCAGGCCCTGGGCCTGCTTTGCAAACCCCAGCATGGCAGGGCCCTCCCCAGGCAACTGGCTGCAGCTGAGTGTGACCCATGGGAGACAGTGCAGGGTGAGAAGAAGGGGAGGCCAGCGTCTCTCcctcactctgcctcctggggtttccacagcagctgcttgTCTGGGGCCCCATCTCCTAGCATATGAATTCTCATTCCTACCAGGCTGGTCCAGCCCACAGCACTGGAACCCTCACTCACACCCTCTGTCCTGCCCGCCGAAGGGTTTGGAGTTTCCTGCTCTTGTCTGTCTCTGGGTTGCCCCACGGGCCCCTGTTGGAAGATTTAGCTCTTGCCATACCTTTGGAACTAGTTCCTCTGGTGAATTCTCTGCATTGATCCTGCTGGAATGAGCTCTTTCCTGACTGATATaggatggattttattttttacttatttatttagttttttgagacagcctcactgtgttgtgcaggctggattactgtggcacaatctcggctccctgaaacctctacctcctggattcaagcaactctcgtgcctaagaagctgggactacaggcacatgccaccatgcctggctagttcttgtatttttaatagagacagagtttcaccatgttggccaggctggtctcgaactcctgacctcaggtgatccgcctgcctcggcctcccaaagtgctgggattacaggcatgagccaccgcacctggcctaggatGGATTTTAAAGGTGGGCCTGAACATGCAGGGTTTGACATGAGGATGACGAGAGGCCGTTCCTTAGTAGGCAGTAGCAGACCTGCTGAGTGAAAGGGCCACACTTTCAGCAAATAAACAATCCTCTGCTTCTCCAATACCTCCTTTCTCCCTAGTTCTCCCCAAAAGGGTGCATCTGTGGTCACCAGCAGGTCTGCCCTGTGCCACCAGGAGAGGGCAGAAGTCACCCAGTGTACCCTGCTGCTGCCCTGAGAATTGTAGGACGGGGCCAGCTGTGGAGAAGCAGCCTGCTGACAGCCACAGCCTGCAGCATGGGCCGCCCTCACAGTTCTGCCTGGGCTCACTTAAAATCACCTTTTGTTTTCCTCCTCTCTGTGTTTGATCCAAACACAGAGCTCTCTGTCATGGTCATGTGGCAGCTCTCACGGATTCCTTGTCTCCTGCCCTAGACTACACCTAACCCTACCCTCTCAACACCTCTTGTTGAAGGCCCTCCCATCCAGGTTTCCCTACCAagtggaattattttatttttagagacaagatctctgttgtccaggctgtcctcgaactcctgggatcaagcagtcctcccacgtcagcctctagagtagctggaactattcGGCACACAACACCAAGCCCAACgaagtgaatattttatataccagCTGGCCGGTATTACACCATTCCATCCCAAATCTCCCCTTCAAACTTGGTGAAAATCATCTGACCATTTTTACAGATTAGAACGAAAGCAAACAAGCTGTCACTCTGTCTGCCCCCAGCACGAGGCTGTCCACACGGAGCCTTTGGACGAGCTGTACGAGGCGCTGGCGGAGACTCTGATGGCCAAGGAGTCCACCCAGGGCCACCAGAGCTATTTGCTGGTATGAGAAGGGCACCCTCCTCCCCCTCACAGCCCAGATACCCTTCCTGCACAGACAAAGTGAAAACGTGggtgtgggttcaaatcctgactcacCCATTCTGCAGTCTTAGACATGAGGTCCATTAACCTTCTTTagtctcagtttccctgtctgtaaatCAAGCACTTCAATAACAACAGCATGTCTCGTGGGGTTGTTGGGCATTTGTCCAGTAGGTGACACACACTACCTGCTTCACAAGGACCTGGTGCCCAGTCCTCAAAGAATACTTGacagggctggacatggtggctcacgcctgtaatcccagcactttgggaggccaaggcgggtggatctgaggtcaggagttcgagaccagcctggccaatatgatgaaaccctgtctctactaaaaatacaaaaattaggccaggcgtggtggctcatgcctgtaatcccagcattttgggaggctgaggcgaggggatcacctgaggtcaggagtttgagaccagcttggccaacatggtgaaactccatctttactaaaaatacaaaaattagcagggtgcagtagtgataatcccagctactcgggaggctgaggtaggagaatctcttgaacccgggaggtggaggttgaagtgagctgagatcatgctgttgCACTCTGGCCTCAGCAACGAGAGcgaatctctgtctcaaaaaaaagtacaaaaattagccggacatggtggcacacacctgaagtcacagctacttgggcagctgaggcaggagaattgcttgaacccagaagccagaggttgcagtgagccaagatcatgccactgattccagcctgggtgacagagctcaaaaaaaaaaaataagataaaacatagatacagaaaaccacaaaggaaaaacATAGCATATTGAATCATCACAAGGCAGTCACCCTTTCATAGCCACACCTGGCCGCTGGCCACCACTGACCTGTGCTCCATCGCCAGAATTCCATTGTCTCAGGAATGTTCAATGGGTGGAATCCTGTGTGGCCTGAGATGAGTGTCTTTCATGCCGCGTGACACCCTTGAGGCCCGTGAAAGCTGTTGGTATGTCAACAGTTAGCTGCTTCTCATTGCTGAGTGGCGATTGGTCCTGTCATTGTTTATTCAGCCATGTGGTGGATGGCTACTTGTCTTCTAAGCCACTTGCCTTCTGATCGCTGGACTGACTCTCTCGCCCTCTCTTGGTGCAGCCCTCGGGAGGCTCGGTCACACTCTCTGAGAGCACAGCCATCATCTCCCACGGTACCACACGCCTGGTCACATGGGACACCGCCCTCTACCTTGCAGAATGGGCCATCGAGAACCCGGCAGCCTTCATTAACAGGTGACCTCGGGGCGCAGGGCAGGGCACCGAGGCAGGCTTACCCTGGTTCAGTCGAAGACCCGGTCCCTTTTCCTCCCGCCAGGACTGTCCTAGAGCTTGGCAGTGGTGCCAGCCTCACAGGCCTTGCCATCTGCAAGATGTGCCGCCCCCGGGCATACATCTTCAGCAACCCTCACAGCCGGGTCCTCGAGCAGCTCCAAGGGAATGTCCTTCTCAATGGCCTCTCATTAGAGGCAGACATCACTGCCAACTTAGACAGCCCCAGGGTGACAGTGGCCCAGCTGGACTGGGACGTAGCGACGGTCCATCAGCTCCCTGCCTTCCAGCCAGATGTTGTCATTGCAGCAGGTAATGCCCAGCGCCGGGCATCCTGTGCAGGCGGTGTCCTTGCAGCTCTACCCAGCTCTTGGCTCTGGGAAAAGGGAACAATGCACGCTGTAGGGCATGGACGTGATGAGGCTTCCAGAAGAGTTACTCTGGGCCTCCAGGGTGACATCAAAGGACAGGGGTGCCTCTTAAGGTGACCTTCAAGCCACAGCCCTCTTGTTGGAGACAGGCATACTCTCGTTACAATCGTCACCACATGGCTCTGTCCCAGAGCCATGCCCTCTGTCCTTCAGAGACAACAGGAGGAAAACAACCACTTCTGGGATGAGGCCAGGGCCCTTGAGAGAAGGTGGTGTTTAGCTGGGCCACTGAAAACCCCTCACCCCTGACAGCACACTCAGTCCCCTCTCTGGTGGAACAGAGCTCTGCCTGTGGTCCTGGGTCCCAGCCCTGAAACCCACAGGTCCAGCCGTGGCCAGGGACACAGGCCCACCCCTGCAAGCCAGCAGACCAATCGGCAGATACCTGAAACACGAATTTCACGGCAGGGTCAGGCTTTCTGTCATTCAAAGCCCTCTAGATAGGCCGAGAACCAGAGCTGCGTTTCTAAGGAACCAGTAAGtctggagatttttttcttttgcttcggTCTTTTGCAGCTTTCTCTACCAAGGGTTCTCCTTTTTCACCCAAGTAATTGCCTTTCCGTCTAATGGCCCAAATGGTCAAATGGCATCTAATAGTCTCATATGACCGCTGCCTCTCTGGCCTCACCCTGCTGCTGAGGTCAGCATGAACTGGAACTTTCCACTTGTCCCTTTCAGTAACCTGAAGCTTTCACCATAgacttgctgtattgcccagaaGCCATCGTGTCGCTGGTCGGGGTCCTGTGGAGGCTCGCTGCCTGCCAGGAGTACAAGCGGGCTCCTGAGGTCTATGTGGCCTTTACCGTCCGCAACCTAGAGACGTGCCAGCTGTTCACCACCGAGCTaggtgagcccccacgcccaccCGGGCCTGCATGGTCCCCAAGCTGTCCCTGCAGGACTCCAGTGGAAGTGAAAGAACTGGGCGCCGGGGAAAAGCTAGCATGCCCCACACTCCCACACCATGCGGGGAACTCGGGCAGAGGCCAGTGAACAGGGTGGTCTCGGGGCGTGGGGGGCTTGCGGCAGGAGGAGGACACCTCAGCACAGGGAGGGAGGGTCTGAGCCCAGCAGCCCTACTATGTGCTTCAGAGCAGGGTTCCCTAAGCCCTtgggccttggttttctcatctataaaatggaggtggCGGGAGGGGCAGTCGGAGTCAGGGCTGGATGCAGCTGTGGCCTGCAGGATGCTGGAGCACAGGCTGTACAGGCGGATCCTCCACACCACTGTCCTGAGCACCCAGTTGATGGAAGACGAGCAGGGTGACTATAGAGAAGGGAAACTGGCCCCGTAGTGGGCCAGCCACTGTCCTCAGACCTGACATTTGTCAGCCCCCAGCACCTGTGAGGGTGTGCTGTCATTGTCCCAACTCACCGACAAAGACACTAGGACACACAGAGGCCAAGCGACCCCCGAGCTCCCGC from Gorilla gorilla gorilla isolate KB3781 chromosome 7, NHGRI_mGorGor1-v2.1_pri, whole genome shotgun sequence carries:
- the LOC101133440 gene encoding putative protein N-methyltransferase FAM86B2 isoform X1 → MAPEENAGTDLLLQSFERRFLAARTLRSFPWQNLAAKLRDSSDSELLRDILQKTVRHPVCVKHPPSVKYARCFLSELIKKHEAVHTEPLDELYEALAETLMAKESTQGHQSYLLPSGGSVTLSESTAIISHGTTRLVTWDTALYLAEWAIENPAAFINRTVLELGSGASLTGLAICKMCRPRAYIFSNPHSRVLEQLQGNVLLNGLSLEADITANLDSPRVTVAQLDWDVATVHQLPAFQPDVVIAADLLYCPEAIVSLVGVLWRLAACQEYKRAPEVYVAFTVRNLETCQLFTTELGRAGIRWEAEAHHDQKLFPYREHLEMAMLNLTL
- the LOC101133440 gene encoding putative protein N-methyltransferase FAM86B1 isoform X3 → MAPEENAGTDLLLQSFERRFLAARTLRSFPWQNLAAKLRDSSDSELLRDILQKPSGGSVTLSESTAIISHGTTRLVTWDTALYLAEWAIENPAAFINRTVLELGSGASLTGLAICKMCRPRAYIFSNPHSRVLEQLQGNVLLNGLSLEADITANLDSPRVTVAQLDWDVATVHQLPAFQPDVVIAADLLYCPEAIVSLVGVLWRLAACQEYKRAPEVYVAFTVRNLETCQLFTTELGRAGIRWEAEAHHDQKLFPYREHLEMAMLNLTL
- the LOC101133440 gene encoding putative protein N-methyltransferase FAM86B1 isoform X2 yields the protein MAPEENAGTDLLLQSFERRFLAARTLRSFPWQNLAAKLRDSSDSELLRDILQKTVRHPVCVKHPPSVKYARCFLSELIKKPSGGSVTLSESTAIISHGTTRLVTWDTALYLAEWAIENPAAFINRTVLELGSGASLTGLAICKMCRPRAYIFSNPHSRVLEQLQGNVLLNGLSLEADITANLDSPRVTVAQLDWDVATVHQLPAFQPDVVIAADLLYCPEAIVSLVGVLWRLAACQEYKRAPEVYVAFTVRNLETCQLFTTELGRAGIRWEAEAHHDQKLFPYREHLEMAMLNLTL